The genomic region AACTGATTTTGAACAAGTACCGGGTTTAAAAGATTTATGGAGTTCTTTCATTAATGATTTATATGAAACAAACCTTTATGGAAAACCAAATGATAGATCGGCTTCAGCATTAGAAGAATTACAAAGGTGGGGACGTTCCGACAGTGACCTGCGTTTATATAATCCAGCATCAATGCCTATCCCGTCTCCTTCAGAAATGAAGAATGTTATATGGTCAGCGCTTCCAATCAGCTTTGATGAGCAGTTTAATAATACGAAGGAAAAATTTACCTATTTAGATCAACCGCAACGTTTCAATCCTCAAGATTATTCATCTATTATCACCCGAATTCAAGATGAATACTGCGAATGGGTGGTCAAGCGGAACAGCGCTAACAAAATTACCGAAGTCTTGTTTACAAGTGAGCCACCAGAATATTACAATTTTATGTTTTATTCTTCCCCAGAATCACGGGAGTTGTTAGTAGATGTTTACCGTCAAATTACGGCGAACCAATCAATCACAATTGATGATTTAGTTGATAGCAGTGGTGAATATGATTGGTATAACCGTTACAATAACGAATTTGCTGTACATATGCAGCAACCAAACAACACGCTAGGAGCACAGGTAAATATTGTATCGCGTTCTTGTATTTTACGGGTAAATCGTTTAGGCAATCCGATTACAGATGCACAAGGGCTTATTACCTGTGGTCGATATGGTGATAAAAAACGTCAAAGCGATCCTCGTATTGGAGATGCTATCAATCAGTTTGCCAGAGAAAACCGTTTTATTACGATTGAAAATCCAGTAGGATTATATATGAGCGGAGTTGATTGGAAAGGGTGGGAAACTCCAGATGGAACCCCAGCCGATACATTTTGGAAAGTATTAAGGGGAACACAGGATGCTGATCCTAACAAATCTTATATTGTTCGTGCTGTTTACTCAGTGCCAGAAAGCAAAGGTTACACAGTATCCGATATCAAAATAGGTGGTCAGCCTATTGAATTTGGCTCACAGATTGCAGCTTGTATTGATGTGCGTGTGGGAGTTTTGGTAAGTGAACCCCAACAAATTCCTTTACCTAGAGCAATTGGTTGCACGGATACTACTCCATTTCCCCTACAAACACCAGTGGCAGGAACTTCTACAAGTCCAGCAAATGCGCTTACTAATATGCAGAGTCGTATGAACACAAATAAAACACGAGGATAAAAGAAATGCTTGAAGAGCCAGTTTTAGATATCGATGACATTCAAGGCAATATTTTCCCTGGCTTCAAAAAGGATAGTCAGCACTTTTTGTTTTTCCAAATAATTGAGCCGGAGTCGGCAAAATTGTGGCTCAAATCTCTCGCTCCTAAACTATCAAAAGCTAGAGAGGTTCTTGAGGCTCACAGTATTTGGAAGGCGAGGCGTTTGGAATTAGGACACGAACCAAAGAATCTTGATTTCTTGTTTATCAACTGTGCAATTTCCGCACAAGGGTTTGTAAAACTTGGTGTACCTGGGATTGAGGAGTTTGATGATATTGCTTTTAAATTAGGATTGGAGAAAAGATCCGGTACTCTTGGCGATCCTCCTGCGGGTAGCGGTTCTGTGGGGTCTCCAGAAACATGGGTTTTTGGGGCCGGTTCACGTTCTCCAGATGTACTTTTGATTCTGGCTAGTGATAATCTTGATTGGGCAGTCAGGGCTGAAGAGGAATTTATTGCTTCCGCACAAAAGCAAGGGTTAGAGTTAATTCATGTTGATAGAGGTCGCGTACGACCCGGCGCACTGGCTGGACATGAACATTTCGGTTTTAAGGATGGCATCTCGCATCCAGCAATTAGAGGGCGTAAATCTAATGCACCGGCTGATTTTATTGAACCGCGAACATGGCCAGAAGATTCCGCATTTGATATTTATCGTGATAGATTTGCTGCACCTGGTCGTCCTCTAGTATGGCCTGGTCATTTTTTGTTTGGCTATGTGAGACAGCAATTTGATGAGCCTGAATTAAGCCGTCCAAACTCAGAGCCACCAGGCCCAGCTTGGGCTGTGAATGGTTCGTTTTTGGTTTATCGGAGATTATCGCAAGATGTGCAAAAGTTTCTTAGCTTTCTTGCGGAAGCATCGGAAACTCTGCGTCACAATAATGGTTTTGATGAAAACCTTACTCCTGAACGACTGGGTGCGTTGCTTGTGGGTAGATGGGCGTCTGGATGGCCGGTGATGCGTGATCCAAATATTGATCGTGGAGAACAACATTTAGCTAATGCTACAGAACCAGAATTAGCAGAGAATTATTTTAAATTTAGTGAGGCAACGACTATAGCTTTGCCAAACGATCCCTATCCACTTAATCAAGCAGATCCAAATGGGTTAATATGTCCTTTCGCTGCACATATTCGTAAGGTAAACCCCAGGGATGATGCGACAGATATGGGTTCAAAAGAGCGAACTTTTCAAAAGTTACTGTTAAGGCGCGGTATTACTTTTGGCCCAGAAATTACAGAGCAAGCATCCGCTGAGAGAGGTCTTTTGTTTGTGGCGTTCCAAACATCAATTGTTAATCAATTTGAGTTTTTAATGAATGAATGGGTAAATGAGGCGAATAAGCCTCATTCAAATGGAGGGGTAGATCCTATTATTGGTGCTGCACGGGATACTAAAATTTCTTTGGGAAATGGGACTAAAAAATTTGAATTGCCAATTCCGGGGGGATGGGTAACGCCAACGGGCGGTGAGTATATGTTTGCTCCAGGGGTGCGTTTTTTTTCAGATATCCTTTGACTTTTGGCCGATAGCTGGGCGAAATTCTGAAACTGTCTTGAAAATCGGTGAGATTGAATTGCTTTTGCTTGGGAAAAAATTGTGAAAAATCGGGCTAGGCAGTGGGGATATGTGGCGAGTAAATCGGGTAAAAGTGGCAATCACTGGTACTCTCCCACCAAGGCTTTTAATTCAGGTAAAAGTTTTTCTAATTTCTTCCGTTTTTTAGGATCTTTCCAATTATTTGATTTTTTGAGTTTCGCGTGGATCAGCATCTACACTGCTTTTTAACGATTTGTCTGGAAAAGCGGACTTGGCTTTATTTTTAGCGGTGGCAATACGCTCTTTAATCTGACTCAGAGTAATCCCCAAACCTTACCCGACTATTGCAAGACCGATGAATCTGTTTAGGGCCGGTGGATGTTTAAATGTCGATGGATTGGGATGTGGTTGTTGATGAAAATATTTTAGGATAATTCGTTATTGTTGCGGGTTTTCGTAGCGAGAAAGAAGCGCTTTTGCGGCTTGTTGGTGTTGTTCTATTAGGATGCGGGGGGATAAAATTTGTGCGTTGGCGCTGTGCCGGTTTACCCATAGCATGAATTCTTGAAAGGAGCGGGGGGGTAATTTTACGTTGTAGTCTACATAAATATGATTGCCGGTAGTGTCTTTGGGGCCTTTTATTATTTTTTGTTTGGGATGGCGTAGTTCTCCTTCTAAGATAAAGGTTGTTACTGGGGGATAAAAGCGGATTTTGATTGATTCAAATTTTAAAGATCCGGCTAGTTCTGCTTGTTGTTCTTCGAGGTTTCCTAGATATAATCCCCAGCCGTTGCTTAATAGTTGATGGGCTTTTTGTAGGTTTTCTTTTTGCTGTTCTAAATTACGTCCTTGTTGGGATGTTATTTTGCAATAGTTTCTAAAGCGGTTGATTCTGCCGATGGCAAAATGGCCGGTTTCGTACTCTTGGGAGAGGAGATACCAGGCGATGTCGTGATATAAAATTTGCAGGGGGTAAATGTGGCTGAATCCGACTTTGCCGGTGCTGTAGGGGGCGCTGTTTCGGGAAAGTTCGATGGGTAGTCCTTGTAATATGGCTCTCTCGATGATGTCGAGTTTATGGAAAAGGGTGTTTTGGTTGTTTCCTTTTTCCATC from Ancylothrix sp. D3o harbors:
- a CDS encoding Dyp-type peroxidase; its protein translation is MLEEPVLDIDDIQGNIFPGFKKDSQHFLFFQIIEPESAKLWLKSLAPKLSKAREVLEAHSIWKARRLELGHEPKNLDFLFINCAISAQGFVKLGVPGIEEFDDIAFKLGLEKRSGTLGDPPAGSGSVGSPETWVFGAGSRSPDVLLILASDNLDWAVRAEEEFIASAQKQGLELIHVDRGRVRPGALAGHEHFGFKDGISHPAIRGRKSNAPADFIEPRTWPEDSAFDIYRDRFAAPGRPLVWPGHFLFGYVRQQFDEPELSRPNSEPPGPAWAVNGSFLVYRRLSQDVQKFLSFLAEASETLRHNNGFDENLTPERLGALLVGRWASGWPVMRDPNIDRGEQHLANATEPELAENYFKFSEATTIALPNDPYPLNQADPNGLICPFAAHIRKVNPRDDATDMGSKERTFQKLLLRRGITFGPEITEQASAERGLLFVAFQTSIVNQFEFLMNEWVNEANKPHSNGGVDPIIGAARDTKISLGNGTKKFELPIPGGWVTPTGGEYMFAPGVRFFSDIL
- a CDS encoding YafY family protein encodes the protein MAKNPILHPYSDKQAFERLMILLTTIIQNPGVGSTGQTSPTSGYRDTLLEVQKAMQQTAAEINISFPENYPATPTIRKDIETLRNYGILERRMYRWGYYLGTGALNFQELKIALNALQSQAKYQGDPTSKRLIENLNKRLKGLELETKGELFYPIRQFLNRAIISTDPEEMMEKGNNQNTLFHKLDIIERAILQGLPIELSRNSAPYSTGKVGFSHIYPLQILYHDIAWYLLSQEYETGHFAIGRINRFRNYCKITSQQGRNLEQQKENLQKAHQLLSNGWGLYLGNLEEQQAELAGSLKFESIKIRFYPPVTTFILEGELRHPKQKIIKGPKDTTGNHIYVDYNVKLPPRSFQEFMLWVNRHSANAQILSPRILIEQHQQAAKALLSRYENPQQ